ACGTGTAAGGGACACGTAAGGTGTGCTACGGATCAGTCGTGAATAGTAGTTGCTCCGTAACAcagctcgtttggatagtgagataagatgaaatagtttttaatttttaagatttgaaaaatgtgtgggTCCCACTATTGATTAGAGAGTCAAAAAGTATACTGTTCAATGTCAGTTTTTCACTATTCATTTAGTTTTGCAATGTTCACTATCagtattcattatttattactgtttattgaaattgatgtttttaaaatttagaaatgaaatataatgtGTTTGGATAGGAAAAATTAATGTATGatatagatgaaatgaaaacatCTTATCTATATCGTGTAACTAAATTGGGTATAAGTTAGTTtagtttgaataatgagttaagatgaaatgaattaaaattaaaaaaaattattattatttttttaatatttaaaaaataaattatttattatattatgtaaaaaaattataataataaaatgatatgaaaaagtGTCTTGCTAACCAAACCAAACTGCAATAGCGTGGCACCCAAGTTTTCTTAACCGCCCTCTCATGCCACTCAAAAACCCCTAATTTCCATTCCCTGGAAAAGATTTCATGTAAAGTCGAAGAAGACCGATGGCGGATTCGCAGTCGGAACCGAACGTCTTCAGCGTAAGGATCGTCTCCATCGACTACTACATGGCCCCGCCAATCCCAGGCCTCGATATATGTTACAGTAGCTTCCAAGGTACTAACTGAACCCAAAAAGAAGCTGTcttgatcatttttttcttattgtcaGTTTGGTTTCCGAGAATGTGGAGGAAAATAAAGGATTTTTGGAATCGAATTCTCAATTTTTGATCATCTGGGACTAGACGGGCGAAAATTGAGgcttatatgaaaatttaactACGTAGAAGATGGTATTGAAATCCGTTTGGTTTCCGTTAAGcgaaagaggaaaaataaaggaTTTTTGGAATAGAATTCTCACTTATATGATCATCTGGGACCAGACGGGGGAAAATTTTGACTTACATGACAATTTGGCTGCGTAGAAGATGATATTGAAATCAGTATTGTTTTGTTCGCTTCACTTCATGGCAACCAAACGGTGGTTGAGGGTTTGTTTATGTACTGTGGACGTCGTGGTAGCTGAGTTTGATGAGTTTCAAGATTGATTCAACTTAGCGAAATGCTTGCATTGTGTAGAGCTTGTGGTTTTCTTGGGTGAAAACGAAGCAATTATTTagttaatttgtaagttttcatTTGCCGGAAATCAAATATTGGATTTGTGATCCTGTAAGGGAAAAATGCTATTCGtagaaaatgaatattaaagAATCTATATAAGTGACGTGGAATGCAGAATGTGAAGATATGTGATTTTGTatgatttttaacttttttgtaaGACTTGTTTGTTTCTTTCTGTCTACATTATAAATTATTCCCTTTTCTAATTGGATTCTTGAGTTGTTGAAGGTGGGAAAGTGAATGAGGTTCCTATTATAAGAATATATGGATCTACACCTGCTGGTCAGAAGACATGTTTGCATGTTCATCGAGTAAGATTGTtgctatattttatttgtatggtGAATTTTCCAGTTTCATGGTCATTGTACTAAAAAACATGGATTGGTTGTCTGATCAGCTCCTATGTAATACTTAAATTTGGCATATCAAAGGTTATGTGTAGTTATGAAGAGATTCCTGGAATATCATGCACTAGTAACTTCGTTATGTGGAGAAAAGCAGACAAATTAGAAggatttttttgctctttttggTTCTGTGGAGAAAGTGGAGAGAAAATGAGGATAtagattttcttctttaaacTCAACTTGCTGTTCCAGTCCCACTTGATTTGAAGAGAAAAGTTTGGTGGGTCTGAATGTAAAGCCCAACTATGTACCTCTTTCATTTTGTTATCTTCCCAATTACACATTGGAAAAAACCAATAGATATATGAAATCCTCTTCCTTTGTGTTCTTTAGCATGATTAAAAGATAgtgttaagaattttttatacttgcattaagaaatttttatatttgcacatatttctaatttatgtgtaaaaagatatttatgaaagaacaGATGATGCATTATTTGTAAAGCAAATTTAGCAAAAGTTACTATCTTTTCATATGAAAAAGGTGTTGCAAGTTTTCTTTCTATAAAAGTATATTAGTTTACTCTGCTAAACTATTCGTATTTTTATGTAGGCCTTACCCTATTTATATGTGCCATGTGAAGATATGTCACTTCAACCAGACAAAGAAGGTACACTGGAATTAAGCCAATAGcaaaagtaaagatttattttattttttgattggcaTCGGGTGTCTgagaacagcgtcccgactaatcccgggggtacACAGACCCTCGGCAAGGAGTAAAGATTTATTTAGCTGAACCTTTACTTTTTCAGTTGATATTGTGGATTTGCATTAGTTTTTAACTTGAGGTAGTGGGTGTAAGCTGAAACATGTATTTTAGAtgtaacagttttttttttcagatgtGGAATTTGGTCTACCTATTTActaaattaaacttttttttaactagttttgttttttttttaaatatgttagtTAAGGTGTGGTTTGGTTGTTTTGTTTTCCACTATTTACATGCACTAGATTATGCATCTTATTCTAAATTGCGGAGTTAATCCTTTTCCTTGTTCTATTGCATAGATGATTCATACACAAATGCTGTTTCTTTTGCTCTTGAGAAATCTTTGAAGGTATGCTTGGTTGAAGCGGGTTATGTTCGTACCTTGCTTGCCAGATGGTATTTCTGGCAtttgtgctttgtttgattGATCCTGCAAATCGCATGTCAATTTACTTTGGTTTGAGTTCTTGCAGCTTAAGGGTAATGCTGGTTCAAAACGGCAACACGTACATGGTTGCAGCCTTGTGCGAGCAAGGAAATTTTATGGTTACCATTCATCTGAAGAGCTTTTTATGAAGATATATCTGTATCCAAATGTTATGCATCCCTTATGTAtcttttatatacatataatattctAGGAGTACGCTTATTGAACACCTTTACAATGATCTAGCTATTATCCTCATGATGTCTCCCGTGCTGCCAAGCTTCTTTTGGTACACTCCTTGAACACTTCACTGATGCTCAGTTGTCGTTTGGAATCATTATGTTGGTCTTGTTTTTACATGTCTGCTCACATGTGGGTCTTTTTTGCTTTGAAGTTGGTAGGCTTATATCTTTTGACTAATCTATGATGGCATTAACctcttctgattttttttttaattattttgtttaaaaaggaCTGATGTACACTTTTGATCTGTATTATAGATGATTTTTGTCAATAAATATATAGGGTGTGCTCCTTTACAATCACTATGCAAGATTTGGAGCACTACAGAAAGAATTGATTCCTTGTAAtccctttcatttttcattttgagaGCAACACATCAATCATCACTCTACTTTCAGTGTCAACAAATTAGTTTGCATCTGCTACGGCTCTTGCAAGGTAGTGATGGAAGACCATGACAGCAGCCATTCAAGACCTTTCGAAGGCACCCCCAAAGCTATTCTAATATCCAGGCATTAATATGGCACGTACTGGGTGGTGACAAGGCTACTTGGATCCTTGAATAGGCTTGCTAGCTGTTCATGACTCTTTTATATTATGTTACTTGGCATTGATTAGATGCTGGCcagatttctttttgttttatatattcttGAGCGTAAGGGGCATTTCTGTAGTTTCAAGATTTATGGGTATGCGTTAAAGTTTTGGCCCGTTGAGTCTTgcctttgatttattatgttatgaaatttttatgtggTTTACTAGTTATTTAGTTTAAGCTCAGTGGTAAAAAATCTAAGGAATTCAAATCTTATTAGGTTGAAGCATTAGACACGTACATAGTTAGATGTAATTGCTTCTCTTCCATATAATGCCTTTATAAAAACTCCAGCAAagactattcataaaaaataagaagctAAAAGTTCCAGCATAGATTGCTGTTTTGAGATGCAACCTTACCTATCCTTCCCTCACACCATTATTAACCCCATATTCCCCATGTTTTTCATGTCTTTCCCACCAAATTTGTAACATTAACTTAATCAAAACCCTACAAGTAGAGGCTgccaaataaattttattcagcCTAAAGTTTCTGTCCTATGTTAGTTAGACCAAGTGGTGTTTATAGAAATTCACCCGAGCATCTAGGTTTCTTAGATAGGTGCCAACCAAGATGTCTAGATGATATCTCTGTTCGTTATTTTGCCCACAAATGCCtaactaattttaatgtttttgccagtttgaaaatttggcaatcaatttttggttgaaattttTTTGCCTCAACAATCTGATTACATAGTAGGTCATTCTTTCATAGATGTGTCTGATTACGTAGTAGGTGAAAATGTGtctattaattttcattttacagATCAATTACAGTGCTTTGTATTGATGCTTGTTTTTCAGAACAGTGCAGTTCTTGATAGAAGTTTACAGCCCTATGAATCGCATATTCCCTTCATTCTCCAGTTTCTGGTAAATACTTTTTGACAATTGAGCCATTGAGTTGGagtttttgttgtttcttttgcaGTTATAAGAATTAAACATGCTAAATGTGGTTGCCAAATGAATTACTGATTGTTAAAACAGTTGCAATATTgttatttgattgattttgcTGGTTGTTTGGCAACGTGCACACTTGAGTCCCACCAATTGTGCGCCCCACATCACACATGTATGAGGTGGTTCCCATTGTGATGCATATGGCTGACTAGCAGAATTCAGTTATGCATTGCTTCTGAATAGTTGAAACACTTAATTCTTTTagctttttttcccctttgatTATGTTCTATTGATCTTTAGATCTAAGGTTTTCTGTTTGTTAGGTCGACTATAACTTGTATGGGATGGGCCTAATACATTTATCGAAGATGAAATTCCGTCATCCAGTACCAGATGCTTTCTCAGCAAGAAAATCTGATTCCCAGGTTATCTGTCAACTTCTCTAAGCCAGATGCTTTTGAGATAGGTGAAAATGTGGCTCTGATGCTCATATTTATGTGATAAGTTAAATATATGTGAATTTTACCATTAGGCATACACGAGTTCTGATGCATCTTTAAGTTCACCAATTTGGATATCGTCGTCAATTCCAGCTGATTGGATGTGGCAAGCTCCTTGTGAATATGAGGCGTCATCAGATCAGGACATTTGCATTAAACGTCAAAGTATTTGTGAACTTGAGGGGGATGCTTGTCTAGATGGTTTGTTTGACTTCACGGttgtattacatattattttgaatattgtcTTCGTAGTTTGTGTTAGAATTGTTCTTCATTTGGGTCTCTGTCTTGCAGAGATTATTAACCGGCAGTTTAAACTTTATTCATCTCTCTCACAAACCTGTTCAGATGTGAAAATGGTTCAATCTCTTGTCCCTATTTGGGAGGTTTGTTATATTCACATCCTTTTAAGAAAAACTAAACTTTACCCCTCAAACTACCACTTGGAATATGACCACCAAACTACTGAAGTTCTCACTTCGTCCCCCAAACTACAACTCATTTTGTAATTTGCCCCCCTCTATGAGATAGAAGGTTAATATCATGCCAAATCACCTATTTTTCAGCTGTTGAAATGGTCAGATCTTTACGTGGGGATAAATTGCTACTTATGTTTCAATTGGGGGACTAAGTAAAAACTTTGGGTAGAGATATTGCAAAAGTGATGGCAATTTGGGGgtaaagaattatttttcttttcttcttctcttttatgTATTTGGTGGAATTATATATTGTTTGATTATTTGAACATATTCTTTGGTGTTTTAGGAGGAATATGAAAGGACTGGAATGCATGAGGTGGCAATGCCTCTTGATCCTACAAAACCACTTCCAGAAGATGTTCTGAAAACTCTATCACTGGGTCTTGATTTTGACAGCAGACTAATTGAACTGTGTGCTGATGCTACTGCATCATCTATTGTTGAGGGAAATTTGGTTGGACTTGTTCATATTAACCCTGCCAATGTAGATGGAGAAGCTTTGAAGTGTTCTAAAGAAACAGCAACGGTTGGCTATTTGTTACCGCACGAAAGAGAAGATGGTCCAACAGCTGCTGAAGAGAAGGATACAAGTCCTAATATATTGTCTACTGATGAAGTACAGTCATCAGGAATTATTGAAACATTAGATTCAAAGGTAATTCATCACACCTTCTTTGTCTAATAAGTCAGTAAAAGGTAATTCATCTTGACTTTGCATGTTTATCCTCCAAGGAGTCGGGATCCATTCACTCTTAAGCATAACTTCTCTTTTGGCCTTGCGACTTGATGGGTGGCCTTGGCCTTTTTATCGTACTGGAAATGGAAGCTGCAGTAGAGTGTTGAATGCCTTTTGGTTTCTTAAGTGTGTGTAATTTGGACAGCCAATTTTAAAATTCGTGAATGTTGAACAATAATGTTTATTTGGTTACTGTAGTGTTGCATATCAATAACTTGATTTCAATCACACATAAGGAACTTCTTATGATTTGCAGGCTACAGATAAGGAAGCCCTTGGTCTATTGAGGTGGCTAGCCACTTCCCAGGCTGTTGAAGATATAAACTCTGATGATGAACTTGTTCGTGAAACTATTTTGAGTCCTTTGTTGCCTGCAACTACCATTGATAAGGTGCTGGAGAAAGCTAATATTGATTATGAAAGTGAATCTCAAAAGGAGTGTCAAGACATTCTTGATTCCATTGATGATTTGATTGACTTTGAGGATCTGGGAGGAAGAGCTTCTCACTCTTCTGATCAGAATCATTCTTCTAGAAATTCATCAGAAGAAATTATTCCACAAGTGGATGGCTCTGGGGATGATATGTTCTCAACTCATTGTACCGGATCAACTGAAAATGCATCTGAAATGAAGACAAGTGAACTTGAACAGTCTTTGGAATGCCAGGAATTGCAAGATGTTGGCGGGAGATTCACCAGTAAGCACAAAAGAAAGCAACCTGTCTGGGGCCCTTTGCCATTTTCCACATCACAAAAGGTGAATAATGACTTGGAGGCTGTGGATTTCCATATAATTGATGCATGTGTAAGTGAAACTAAAGATCGTGTAGGTACAAGTTTCTTGGCTGTTAATGAGGCGGGAAATTGTGCAGATGGTTTCATGAAAAATGCACGTACAGATATTCATGTTTTAAAGGAATCAACTGCTTCGGTTGGATGCTCTATGCGAGACTTGATGAGGAAAAAGCGATCTTACCGTGGTGAACCACGTGATTGTGGGCCTGGTAGAGTTAAAAAGGTGCTTTGGGAAGGTGAGCAAAGGGAAGGCATCTTTCTCCTCCCTAGACGTTTAAGTGCTGAACTTGAAAAACACTCTATTGAGTCTCTCAATTTGAAGCAATCTTTTACAGGCCAACAAACAAATTTCCATGGGTCTTCTGAGGTTAAAGCAGCACATTCGGATGGTCCCATGTATGGTAAGCGTCCTCTTTTGTCCAGCAGTGAGAGTTCGTTGCATGCTAGTAAGTTGAAAGATGGTAATCTTGGTTCTCATGAAAGGATTGGTGATGAGGTTGGCAAAGGAGCTTGCACCAGACCTGTAGATTTTACAGGAACATGTGCTTCTCAAGTTCGCACAAGAGCAGGACTTTGTAATCCCAAGAATGTAGATTCTGCAGCTTCCACGAGTCATTATGAAATTTACAGCTGTAAAGAGTCTGATTTTGGTGCAGTTACCTTGAATAATGAGAGACTGCAGCAACTAGATGCTGCTTCTTCAAGCTGTTTGCTAAGTGATCTGGTTGGATGTGAAGTATCTGGTGCAGATTGTTACTTGTATGAAAGTGGCCATAAAGATAAACAGTCTCTGGGATGGGTAGATAACATGTCTGATGATAATCCTGTGGGCGCTGCAACTGATTCAGTGGGTCTATTAAATGAGAATTGTGGTGGTGCCAAACCAGGAGGGCATTGTGTGTTATCTGGGCTCAGCAgctcaaaaacaaaatgtacGGATCTAATCGGCATGACCTTCTCCAGTAAACCCCCTATTGCAGGCTGGACAGATGGAGCATTTGAAAATCTTTCATTTCTGCCTACTTCCTCTAATCTGGCGCAGGAAAATTATGACAGAAAAGCAGGTTGCATCTTCAGATTTCTCCATGGCATgcaataattcttttttctcctctatCTGTCTTTTGGCTTAGAGTGAGCAGCATTTGTTCTTCATGCATGTTTATTATTCAGATAATAACCCATTTTGTTGTAAAAGGCATGgcttcttattttcttcttttcaattttttccttctttggcTTTTGGTTAGGTGGTGCCTGGGTTAGGGAGGAATATGGAGACTAGGATGTTAGCAGATTGAGTTACTatggtttcatttattttacCAGCATGCCTATAGGCCTTTCTTTGTCTATTCCATTTTGTATTTCATGTGTAAGCAATAGCTAGCGTAGACATAGTTAATGCTGTCTTAGTCAAGTAAGAGTCGGTAAAGATCTATTGCATAGAAATAAGATCTCTATGATGATGGCTCCAAACGGTATCCAAAGCCATCgtgaataaaaataagatcTTCCACTCTGGTGAttgttttttctaattaataaatatttactcCAAATGGGGAAATTGCAAGTCTTTTGTCTTTTCCTGTGGGTGTTATGTTCAACTTTTTGTCTCTCTAGAGGGATACCCAACCCCCTCATAAAAAAGACATTGTGATTCTTCCATGTTTAGTGCTAATCTCATCTCGCATATCCTGATGTATATTTTTGTTGACCAACTTGTATCTTTTTCTCATAAGGAGGAGATTTGGatgattttcttcctttttttgatGGGGACTGTCAAGAAGTGAAAGAAGACATGGACAAGCATGGTAGAAATAGCGACTCTAATTCTGATCAAGTTGTCATCGGGGTCCCTACTCACTATCAAAATGATGGCTCTTACTTGTATCTTTTAACATCTGTATTCTCACCTCCTTCTGCAGATAGTGTATATAGATGGCTATCATGTGAAGACAAAGGTTAGATGGAATTAGTTGATGTAttggtttttattattaatttgtaatttctgACGTGTTAACTCTTTGGTTTCGGATGTTCAGGTACTTCTGGAGGGAACAACATAGCATTGGTGGAGCCATCAgctttaaaaagtaaaattaattttgaattgttttgtgAGCAGAATAACATTTTGGAAATGAGAAACCTCTTTTGAATTCGAGAACTCTTGGCAGGTTCATCTAGCATTTTGATTGGTTCAAAAAGTTATTTGCCCAATGATTTTGACAAGGCTTTGCCAGAATGTTGCTCCAAATCTCATGTGAAGCCTATTCTTGATCCTTTGTGTTACGAAATCCCTGGAAGCCTTAATACAGAACGGGCTCCATGTGGCGATGAGATGACAACAATCATGCAGGGTGGGGAAGGTATTGCAAAAGAAAAGGTTTGCTCTGGTTTCTCGCAAGATATGTCTCAGATTTCAGGACCAGATGGGAAATCACGGCTTACTCCTCTTAGTCAAAGTGGATTTCGGGATCCTGCCAGTGTTGGTGGTGGGCAACAATTGACATTGTTGAGTATAGAGGTACTACTAATAGCTGctagtttctttctttctttttcggtTGTtatatctcttattttttaaacactGAATGtacatttataaatattattcagaAGATGTGTTATGCCATACTCAAATTCCCTAGATTGCTGTTCGTCATACATTCTGTGATTATTTGAAAAACTTCTATGTTGCtgtacttaaaaaaatgttcaCCATAGAATTGTGATAAATTGTTCACGTTCCTAAAGTTGTTTGGTGAGGGGATTTCACCTTATTTGCTTGTTACCTAATTTATCGTTTTCTCTGTATCTATGAGTTGTTCACTGGTATCAGTGAtatgtattaaaatataagaaattattcagtagttaagaaaataattttcaagatCTTGCTCTTAACTCAGGAAGCATATTGGATGGTGAAACCTGACTGGTATGTCTTGGTATATTGAGAGTTTTAACATATTTATTGGGTTGATCAACATTCATGCATATTATTAAGAATCGTTTCGTTTTCTACAACCATATGAACAGGATTTTTAGTATCTTTGCCACTGCTTACTTCCAATTTTAGGAGTCGTTCTATTATTTATTCTCTAGTTTAAATGTGGATTTGATGGGCAACAGGTTCAAGCAGAATCAAGAGGTGATCTCAGACCTGATCCTCGATTTGATGCTGTCAATGTTGTAGTTCTTGCCATCCAAAATGATACTGATTCCATCACTGAAGTTTATGTGCTTTTGCATGGTAAAACTGAAGCTTATAAGAGGTAGGGTCGATAATAATCCCATAAAGATGtcaagtaatttttcttttaactgCTTGTTCTCTCTGCTCTTGATGTGCATAATTTTCCTCTTGAGACTTTGTTACTTAATGCAATTCTTGATAGGCTTGCATGTGTAAAATCAACGCGCATTATTTTCTCTTGTCCATTTTGTAATGGAATTGTGATGTCAGAGAGTAAAAGGTATAGGCTCAAACACGTTTATGCCCATTGTTCACCAAGTTGCACCTAGACCCATTTAACTAAACTTTTATCGTACCTGCTATCTTTATAGAAAGTGCAAAGAGATTGTCAACATTGTATCCAAATTCTAGTGGGAAGTAAGCATGCGGTGTCCCATGGCACTGAAAAGTCACTTAAGGGCGTATGCAGGTAACACCCATGTCCACACCcttgagaaaagaagaaaaaattgatctccataaaattggtgaaaattaagtGAGTGGCGTCATGTATTTAGCCAAATGATTGTAATGTTGAAGAGATAATAAGATACCTCTAGCATCATGACCTGGgggttttgttttaagattggtgcttctcttcttattttttttttaaggctttGGGGCCTTTCAATTTGGTGTCATTTCTGCCTATTCCTTTTGATGAAGAACTTTGCCATATTGATCTGTTTATATCGAGATAGAGCATCCATAAAAGACAGTGGATCTGATACTTGGTTGCTAGTATGAAGATTGAGTGAAAACcataaatgttattttcttatcatcctTGATGAATGTTACTTATATAACGTGCCAAGGTGCCATCTGCTTGAATGCCAATTGTCTAATATGTCATACGCTTGTAATTTTCACTACTTGTTaacttttggttttttatttctttcaaccCATTGGTTCATCTGGAGATTACCATTTTAATCCAGATGGGCTCCATGTTATGTTGACTATAGATGAAATTGAATTCAGCTACTTCCATGTTATCATGCAGCCTCTTAGAATTTTACACTTTgtttggtctagtttgtgtcaCATGCCATGATCATCATCGGAGacctttattattttttcttttacgaaAATGAACTTTATATAATTGGTTTCCATGCTTATGTTCATCTATTTGCAGGAACTTAGATGGAATACCTGGCTGCAAGATGTTGGTTTTCTCTGAGGAGAAGTACTTATTCAGTCACTTTATGAAGTTTGTATGTTCATATGACCCAGATATAGTAATGGGTTGGGATATTCAAGGTGGTTCTCTAGGATTTTTGGCAGAAAGGGCTTCACATCTTGGTATAGTTTTACTTGGTAACATATCTCGGACACCATCTGAAACCAAGATAGCTGCTGGAGACTTACCTGAGattcttaataatatatttccTGAGTCAATTGCTGATCCTGTCACAATAGAAGATGCAATAATCGAGGATGAATGGGGTCGAACTCATGCCAGTGGTGTTCATGTAGGTGGTAGAATTGTCTTGAATGTGTGGCGTCTGATGCGCAGTGAAGTCAACCTTAGTATATACACGATTGAAGCAGTAGCTGATGCTGTGCTGAGGCGAAAAATTCCTGCATTTCATCACAAATTACTgacaaaatggttttcaagtgGTCCTGGACA
This genomic interval from Juglans microcarpa x Juglans regia isolate MS1-56 chromosome 4D, Jm3101_v1.0, whole genome shotgun sequence contains the following:
- the LOC121261670 gene encoding DNA polymerase zeta catalytic subunit isoform X5; the protein is MDLHLLVRRHVCMFIEPYPIYMCHVKICHFNQTKKLKGNAGSKRQHVHGCSLVRARKFYGYHSSEELFMKIYLYYPHDVSRAAKLLLVHSLNTSLMLSCRLESLCWSCFYMSAHMWVFFALKLNSAVLDRSLQPYESHIPFILQFLVDYNLYGMGLIHLSKMKFRHPVPDAFSARKSDSQAYTSSDASLSSPIWISSSIPADWMWQAPCEYEASSDQDICIKRQSICELEGDACLDEIINRQFKLYSSLSQTCSDVKMVQSLVPIWEEEYERTGMHEVAMPLDPTKPLPEDVLKTLSLGLDFDSRLIELCADATASSIVEGNLVGLVHINPANVDGEALKCSKETATVGYLLPHEREDGPTAAEEKDTSPNILSTDEVQSSGIIETLDSKATDKEALGLLRWLATSQAVEDINSDDELVRETILSPLLPATTIDKVLEKANIDYESESQKECQDILDSIDDLIDFEDLGGRASHSSDQNHSSRNSSEEIIPQVDGSGDDMFSTHCTGSTENASEMKTSELEQSLECQELQDVGGRFTSKHKRKQPVWGPLPFSTSQKVNNDLEAVDFHIIDACVSETKDRVGTSFLAVNEAGNCADGFMKNARTDIHVLKESTASVGCSMRDLMRKKRSYRGEPRDCGPGRVKKVLWEGEQREGIFLLPRRLSAELEKHSIESLNLKQSFTGQQTNFHGSSEVKAAHSDGPMYGKRPLLSSSESSLHASKLKDGNLGSHERIGDEVGKGACTRPVDFTGTCASQVRTRAGLCNPKNVDSAASTSHYEIYSCKESDFGAVTLNNERLQQLDAASSSCLLSDLVGCEVSGADCYLYESGHKDKQSLGWVDNMSDDNPVGAATDSVGLLNENCGGAKPGGHCVLSGLSSSKTKCTDLIGMTFSSKPPIAGWTDGAFENLSFLPTSSNLAQENYDRKAGGDLDDFLPFFDGDCQEVKEDMDKHGRNSDSNSDQVVIGVPTHYQNDGSYLYLLTSVFSPPSADSVYRWLSCEDKGTSGGNNIALVEPSALKSSSSILIGSKSYLPNDFDKALPECCSKSHVKPILDPLCYEIPGSLNTERAPCGDEMTTIMQGGEGIAKEKVCSGFSQDMSQISGPDGKSRLTPLSQSGFRDPASVGGGQQLTLLSIEVQAESRGDLRPDPRFDAVNVVVLAIQNDTDSITEVYVLLHGKTEAYKRNLDGIPGCKMLVFSEEKYLFSHFMKFVCSYDPDIVMGWDIQGGSLGFLAERASHLGIVLLGNISRTPSETKIAAGDLPEILNNIFPESIADPVTIEDAIIEDEWGRTHASGVHVGGRIVLNVWRLMRSEVNLSIYTIEAVADAVLRRKIPAFHHKLLTKWFSSGPGQGRFTCIEYVIERARLNLEIMNQLDMISRTSELARVFGIDFFSVLSRGSQYRVESMLLRLAHTQNYLAISPGTQQVASQPAMECLPLVMEPESGFYADPVVVLDFQSLYPSMIIAYNLCFSTCLGKVASSKSNTLGVSSYSLDPYVLQAVKNEILLTPNGVMYVSPKVRKGILPRLLEEILSTRIMVKQAMKRLSSSQQVLYRIFNSRQLALKLIANVTYGYTAAGFSGRMPCAELADSIVQCGRRTLEKAISFVNAHEKWKARVIYGDTDSLFVLLKGRSVKESFQIGNEIASAITAMNPNPVTLKMEKVYHPCFLLTKKRYVGYSYESPEQSEPVFDAKGIETVRRDTCGAVAKTMEKSLRLFFEHQDISEVKEYLQRQWTRILSGRFSLQDFVFAKEVRLGTYSSLPPAAIVATKAMRADPRAEPRYAERIPFVVIHGEPGARLIDMVVDPMELLAIDSPFRLNDLYYINKHIIPALQRVFGLVGGNLNQWLIEMPRPVRKASAKRPCYAPNPLRTRIDYYYISKHCILCGELVQASAHLCNQCSQKGTAAAAAAVTGRTSKLEREMQHLAAICHHCGGGDWAVKCTSLACSVFFERQKVQKELQSLSSVAADEGFYPKCMVEWF
- the LOC121261670 gene encoding DNA polymerase zeta catalytic subunit isoform X6; translated protein: MLSQQENLIPRLSVNFSKPDAFEIADWMWQAPCEYEASSDQDICIKRQSICELEGDACLDEIINRQFKLYSSLSQTCSDVKMVQSLVPIWEEEYERTGMHEVAMPLDPTKPLPEDVLKTLSLGLDFDSRLIELCADATASSIVEGNLVGLVHINPANVDGEALKCSKETATVGYLLPHEREDGPTAAEEKDTSPNILSTDEVQSSGIIETLDSKATDKEALGLLRWLATSQAVEDINSDDELVRETILSPLLPATTIDKVLEKANIDYESESQKECQDILDSIDDLIDFEDLGGRASHSSDQNHSSRNSSEEIIPQVDGSGDDMFSTHCTGSTENASEMKTSELEQSLECQELQDVGGRFTSKHKRKQPVWGPLPFSTSQKVNNDLEAVDFHIIDACVSETKDRVGTSFLAVNEAGNCADGFMKNARTDIHVLKESTASVGCSMRDLMRKKRSYRGEPRDCGPGRVKKVLWEGEQREGIFLLPRRLSAELEKHSIESLNLKQSFTGQQTNFHGSSEVKAAHSDGPMYGKRPLLSSSESSLHASKLKDGNLGSHERIGDEVGKGACTRPVDFTGTCASQVRTRAGLCNPKNVDSAASTSHYEIYSCKESDFGAVTLNNERLQQLDAASSSCLLSDLVGCEVSGADCYLYESGHKDKQSLGWVDNMSDDNPVGAATDSVGLLNENCGGAKPGGHCVLSGLSSSKTKCTDLIGMTFSSKPPIAGWTDGAFENLSFLPTSSNLAQENYDRKAGGDLDDFLPFFDGDCQEVKEDMDKHGRNSDSNSDQVVIGVPTHYQNDGSYLYLLTSVFSPPSADSVYRWLSCEDKGTSGGNNIALVEPSALKSSSSILIGSKSYLPNDFDKALPECCSKSHVKPILDPLCYEIPGSLNTERAPCGDEMTTIMQGGEGIAKEKVCSGFSQDMSQISGPDGKSRLTPLSQSGFRDPASVGGGQQLTLLSIEVQAESRGDLRPDPRFDAVNVVVLAIQNDTDSITEVYVLLHGKTEAYKRNLDGIPGCKMLVFSEEKYLFSHFMKFVCSYDPDIVMGWDIQGGSLGFLAERASHLGIVLLGNISRTPSETKIAAGDLPEILNNIFPESIADPVTIEDAIIEDEWGRTHASGVHVGGRIVLNVWRLMRSEVNLSIYTIEAVADAVLRRKIPAFHHKLLTKWFSSGPGQGRFTCIEYVIERARLNLEIMNQLDMISRTSELARVFGIDFFSVLSRGSQYRVESMLLRLAHTQNYLAISPGTQQVASQPAMECLPLVMEPESGFYADPVVVLDFQSLYPSMIIAYNLCFSTCLGKVASSKSNTLGVSSYSLDPYVLQAVKNEILLTPNGVMYVSPKVRKGILPRLLEEILSTRIMVKQAMKRLSSSQQVLYRIFNSRQLALKLIANVTYGYTAAGFSGRMPCAELADSIVQCGRRTLEKAISFVNAHEKWKARVIYGDTDSLFVLLKGRSVKESFQIGNEIASAITAMNPNPVTLKMEKVYHPCFLLTKKRYVGYSYESPEQSEPVFDAKGIETVRRDTCGAVAKTMEKSLRLFFEHQDISEVKEYLQRQWTRILSGRFSLQDFVFAKEVRLGTYSSLPPAAIVATKAMRADPRAEPRYAERIPFVVIHGEPGARLIDMVVDPMELLAIDSPFRLNDLYYINKHIIPALQRVFGLVGGNLNQWLIEMPRPVRKASAKRPCYAPNPLRTRIDYYYISKHCILCGELVQASAHLCNQCSQKGTAAAAAAVTGRTSKLEREMQHLAAICHHCGGGDWAVKCTSLACSVFFERQKVQKELQSLSSVAADEGFYPKCMVEWF